One region of Primulina tabacum isolate GXHZ01 chromosome 1, ASM2559414v2, whole genome shotgun sequence genomic DNA includes:
- the LOC142540200 gene encoding uncharacterized protein LOC142540200 isoform X1, with amino-acid sequence MWKFTQDADEEQQDYLLEGTEGLCSLSPMQRVYGFAAFLLAGLVCMFLSLIVFAKPIKFALLFTFGNVLAVGSTALLIGPAQQLRMMLDPVRVYATAIYIGCVVVALICALLIHSKILTIIAIICEIGALIWYSLSYIPFARRMVSEVTIRLFDTEI; translated from the exons ATGTGGAAGTTTACACAAGATGCAGATGAAGAACAGCAAGATTACTTGCTGGAAGGGACTGAGGGCCTCTGCTCTCTCTCCCCAATGCAG AGGGTTTATGGGTTTGCTGCATTTTTGCTAGCTGGACTTGTTTGTATGTTCCTG TCGCTGATTGTGTTTGCAAAGCCCATCAAATTTGCTCTATTATTCACCTTTGGCAACGTGCTGGCTGTTGGAAG CACGGCTCTCCTCATTGGGCCTGCCCAGCAGTTAAGAATGATGCTCGATCCTGTCCGAGTATATGCTACAGCAATTTACATCGGTTGTGTTGTTGTGGCTCTCATTTGTGCTCTATTG ATACACAGCAAGATTCTTACGATCATTGCCATCATATGTGAAATAGGTGCTCTTATTTG GTACAGTTTGAGTTACATTCCTTTCGCTCGTAGGATGGTTTCTGAAGTGACCATCCGTCTCTTTGACACTGAGATATAG
- the LOC142540219 gene encoding uncharacterized protein LOC142540219, which yields MYADTELMFPYFQNFAQEALQFDEFCCLHKSNASLGITNSLIQTSTISDYNLGGEGDLFKAPEPVIEEPMMGIDPMTAAISMISCGENIISPQSLTASDIESSIKSGQLLSDVFYECKKDLLAKEGNETPLSDVLIIEIPAVKTDGISIVEGSFQKSVSSSCLSSMEYVHEASLRPNFLDLPVMDFGAVYGMRRAYSEGDIKTLGNGNINLVQSPLGMPTITSSYTSEERKEKLSRYRSKKSKRNFGRKIKYACRKALADSQPRIRGRFAKTEEIEPSKKQ from the exons ATGTATGCAGATACTGAGCTTATGTTCCCGTACTTTCAGAACTTCGCTCAAGAAGCTCTGCAGTTTGATGAGTTTTGCTGCTTACACAAATCCAATGCTTCATTG GGCATCACAAATAGTCTCATTCAGACTTCCACTATATCCGATTACAACCTGGGAGGAGAAGGGGATCTCTTCAAGGCTCCTGAACCAGTAATCGAAGAACCAATGATGGGAATCGATCCAATGACAGCTGCCATTTCAATGATTTCTTGTGGTGAAAACATCATATCCCCTCAATCATTAACTGCATCGGATATTGAATCATCCATTAAGAGTGGTCAGCTTCTCAGTGATGTTTTTTACGAATGCAAGAAGGATCTTTTAGCCAAAGAAGGGAATGAAACACCTCTATCCGATGTTCTAATTATCGAAATTCCTGCTGTGAAGACAGATGGAATCTCCATCGTCGAGGGTTCGTTCCAGAAGAGTGTTAGTTCTAGCTGTCTGAGTTCAATGGAGTATGTACATGAGGCTTCATTGAGGCCAAATTTTCTAGATCTCCCTGTTATGGACTTTGGAGCTGTATACGGGATGCGTAGAGCGTATAGCGAAGGAGACATAAAG ACTCTTGGTAACGGTAATATAAACCTCGTACAATCCCCATTGGGGATGCCAACTATTACGAGTAGTTACACGTCTGAAGAACGCAAAGAGAAACTTTCCAGGTACCGGAGCAAGAAGTCCAAGCGAAACTTTGGCAGGAAAATCAAG TATGCTTGCAGGAAGGCTTTGGCCGACAGCCAGCCAAGAATTCGTGGAAGATTTGCGAAGACCGAAGAAATAGAACCCTCCAAGAAACAGTGA
- the LOC142540200 gene encoding uncharacterized protein LOC142540200 isoform X2, protein MWKFTQDADEEQQDYLLEGTEGLCSLSPMQRVYGFAAFLLAGLVCMFLSLIVFAKPIKFALLFTFGNVLAVGSTALLIGPAQQLRMMLDPVRVYATAIYIGCVVVALICALLIHSKILTIIAIICEIGALI, encoded by the exons ATGTGGAAGTTTACACAAGATGCAGATGAAGAACAGCAAGATTACTTGCTGGAAGGGACTGAGGGCCTCTGCTCTCTCTCCCCAATGCAG AGGGTTTATGGGTTTGCTGCATTTTTGCTAGCTGGACTTGTTTGTATGTTCCTG TCGCTGATTGTGTTTGCAAAGCCCATCAAATTTGCTCTATTATTCACCTTTGGCAACGTGCTGGCTGTTGGAAG CACGGCTCTCCTCATTGGGCCTGCCCAGCAGTTAAGAATGATGCTCGATCCTGTCCGAGTATATGCTACAGCAATTTACATCGGTTGTGTTGTTGTGGCTCTCATTTGTGCTCTATTG ATACACAGCAAGATTCTTACGATCATTGCCATCATATGTGAAATAGGTGCTCTTATTTG a
- the LOC142540191 gene encoding splicing factor SF3a60 homolog, with amino-acid sequence MSSTLLEVTRASHEEVERLERLIVKDLQTEPPTTKDRLYQSHRVRNMIEQIASTTHKLIEIYEDNDNARKDEIAALGGQSSTGANVNVFSAFYDRLKEIREYHRRHPTARYVDTTDEFEQLLKEEPVIEFTGEEAFGRYLDLHELYNDYINSKFGKQIEYSIYLDLFLQPENIPRKLKLTRLFKEYMQKLLEYLIYFFERTEPLQDLERIFSKVVSDFEEQWSNGQVEGWENEGQENSAIPEQNQIIDLDYYGTVEELMIVGPEKLKEALAALGLKTGGTVRQRAERIFLTKHTPLEKLDRKHFAKGSLGPDRNSGAVTLRSNEDAKEISLMEAKLKKLCDLLHETIVRTKENIEKKHALTYDEIVQEREEDEVQPESESDDEDQQIYNPLKLPMGWDGKPIPYWLYKLHGLGQEFKCEICGNQSYWGRRAYERHFKEWRHQHGMRCLGIPNTKNFNEITSIEEAKQLWEKIQEKQGVNKWRPELEEEYEDKEGNIYNKKTYTDLQRQGLI; translated from the exons ATGTCTTCGACGCTGTTGGAGGTGACTCGTGCGTCGCACGAAGAAGTCGAGCGGCTCGAGCGGCTCATTGTGAAGGATCTCCAAACCGAGCCGCCGACGACCAAGGATCGTCTCTACCAAAGCCACCGAGTTCGCAACATGATTGAGCAAATCGCTTCAACCACTCACAAACTC ATTGAAATTTACGAGGATAATGACAATGCTAGGAAGGATGAGATTGCGGCGCTCGGTGGACAGAGTTCCACGGGAGCCAATGTCAATGTTTTCAGTGCATTTTATGATAGACTGAAAGAG ATTCGTGAGTACCACAGAAGGCATCCTACTGCTCGATATGTTGACACCACTGATGAATTTGAACAGCTTCTTAAAGAGGAGCCGGTTATTGAGTTCACTGGAGAG GAAGCCTTTGGAAGATACCTTGATTTGCATGAATTATACAATGATTATATCAACTCCAAATTTGGGAAGCAAATCGAGTATTCTATTTACCTCGACTTATTTTTGCAACCAGAGAATATACCCCGCAAGTTGAAGCTCACCAG GCTATTTAAAGAGTACATGCAAAAACTCCTGGAATATCTTATATACTTTTTCGAGCGTACAGAACCCTTACAAGATCTTGAGAGGATTTTTTCCAAG GTAGTTTCTGATTTTGAAGAGCAATGGAGTAATGGCCAGGTTGAAGGATGGGAGAACGAGGGCCAGGAAAATTCTGCCATTCCAGAACAAAATCAAATTATTGATCTTGATTATTACGGCACCGTCGAGGAGCTAATGATAGTAGGACCGGAGAAGTTGAAGGAG gcattggcTGCCCTTGGATTGAAAACAGGAGGCACTGTGCGACAGCGTGCAGAGAGGATTTTTCTTACGAAG CATACACCCCTTGAGAAGTTGGATAGAAAACATTTTGCTAAGGGCTCACTTGGACCAGATAGAAATAGTGGAGCTGTTACCCTGCGGTCAAATGAAGACGCGAAAGAGATTTCCTTGATGGAAGCCAAATTGAAAAAGTTATGTGACCTGTTGCATGAG ACCATTGTGCGAACAAAAGAAAACATTGAGAAGAAACACGCCTTGACATATGATGAAATTGTACAGGAACGTGAAGAG GATGAGGTGCAACCTGAATCTGAAAGTGATGACGAGGATCAGCAGATCTACAATCCCCTAAAATTGCCCATGGGCTGGGACGGAAAGCCTATACCATATTGGTTATATAAGCTTCATGGGCTTGGTCAG GAGTTCAAATGCGAAATATGTGGGAACCAAAGTTATTGGGGCCGTAGGGCTTATGAGCGTCATTTCAAGGAATGGAGACATCAACATGGGATGCGATGTCTTGGTATTCCAAATACGAAGAATTTCAACGAAATAACATCCATAGAG GAAGCCAAACAACTTTGGGAAAAAATCCAAGAAAAGCAAGGTGTAAATAAGTGGCGTCCTGAGCTCGAAGAAGAATATGAAGACAAGGAGGGTAACATTTATAACAAGAAGACATATACCGATCTACAACGTCAGGGTTTGATATAA